Below is a genomic region from Augochlora pura isolate Apur16 chromosome 2, APUR_v2.2.1, whole genome shotgun sequence.
CTTCGTTACTTCGTGTGCATTTTCAAAGCCGAATAATACCTTCGTCTCAATTCCGATACTATCCGGTTCTTGAAAGTGTAACTTTAACCTGCTCTTTCCGTCGTCACTAGATCCCCTCAATTGGGAAAATTTATAACGCCATACGACTTCTCCAATATCTTCATAAGAAAGCGTGAAGCCTTGTGTCCATTCTAATGTTAACCCTGCACTTCTTCCATTAAACGTGACAGGAAATGTTTTactctgaaataaaatatgcatttaaCAAGAAGactaacaaatatttttaacgttacCTTTACAGTtttcatgtaaaatttaatacaaactTTTAAATGCGTAACAGCTGAACACACTGCGGTGTGCCATGCTGCTTCAACTCTTAAAAGTTCTTGCCTAGTTTCAACACTTAAATATCGTGGCGGCTTTCCGGGACTTTGAGCTAAGAAACAGTGCTGTCTTTCATCCACATTTTCAGATTCTCTCATTACTCGGAACATCGTTTGGTAGACTTTAAAAGTTAATGCACACCGAGACCAGTCGCCTATGTTGCACTAATGAAGAAACcgcatattatttaattacctCGTTCGATTTAAAAACATAGTGTATCTCGGTTTATACGTACGGGAGGTGTctcaaataacaataaatcagGTCCTTTTAGTGCCAGAAATCTTGGTCTATAGCTCTGCCATGGCTGATTACTATTGCTCACCGCTTCATTTACCCATCCCATATATTCTATACGTTCACCCACCCCGAAATTccgattatataatttcatctaAAAACGTTtagaaatacattattttaatgattgaCTTACAGAATTAGTAAAGCTGTAAATAACAAATGTTCTTCACCTGTAAATGCGTTAAACCAGTAATGTTATCAGTAATATACTTTAACCATTGACTTAGGATGGCACTATCATCACAGTGAATTACACCAGTGCGTGCACCATTCAATCCTCTCACTTCAAATGCATTTCTTCTGAGTTTATCTGTCCCAAATATGTATCTTGTTACATATGCCATCATTAGCGGAactgaaaatttataacattattctTTTCATTCTCAGCACTTTAACATGAATAAgcaagtttaaaaaaaattgataaaaatatcgcaaCCTGTTATAACGTCCACCCATTTTTTAGATTGTATCGAGGTTACAGATGCATTTGAACTCTGTCTACTGTGGCCACACCTGGGACTGCCACCCTGTCTATTGGGTGAGAGCCATTCATCTTCTGACCCACCATTTGGAACATTATCCaacttctcttctttttctacaAAGAAtgttataatgttaaaatgatATCACAAAATTACAAGGAGCATAGGTGTGTATTACACATAATGTTCTGGTTACCATTTTTTTGTAGAAATGGTTTAGCTGCTCTATAATGTTTCACTGTTAAAACAATGATGTCACCAGCATTCCTCAGGATGTTCACAGCATCATCATGATTACATGCAGTTATGTATTCTCCATTCactatatttgaataaaatattaatccatATTTAATCGATTGATATTATGATCTTCTGATTGTTGAATGTTTCAATACTGATATCATATCATAATCCAAATGGAAACAAGCTATacacaaaagaaaaaatacataccTTTAATAATT
It encodes:
- the Syn2 gene encoding syntrophin-like 2 isoform X1; the protein is MRINATKMSTPIEEKIDQKLKVRTGMVSVSDGKSKPIPMCLHLSMEVLKLQREDLEQAVNHNKPPLDAKERMVQITRQKVGGLGLSIKGGAEHKLPVLISRIYKGQAADQCGQLFVGDAIIKVNGEYITACNHDDAVNILRNAGDIIVLTVKHYRAAKPFLQKNEKEEKLDNVPNGGSEDEWLSPNRQGGSPRCGHSRQSSNASVTSIQSKKWVDVITVPLMMAYVTRYIFGTDKLRRNAFEVRGLNGARTGVIHCDDSAILSQWLKYITDNITGLTHLQMKLYNRNFGVGERIEYMGWVNEAVSNSNQPWQSYRPRFLALKGPDLLLFETPPCNIGDWSRCALTFKVYQTMFRVMRESENVDERQHCFLAQSPGKPPRYLSVETRQELLRVEAAWHTAVCSAVTHLKSKTFPVTFNGRSAGLTLEWTQGFTLSYEDIGEVVWRYKFSQLRGSSDDGKSRLKLHFQEPDSIGIETKELECSQLQNLLFCMHAFLTAKVAAVDPTFLTSTTP
- the Syn2 gene encoding syntrophin-like 2 isoform X2; this translates as MRINATKMSTPIEEKIDQKLKVRTGMVSVSDGKSKPIPMCLHLSMEVLKLQREDLEAVNHNKPPLDAKERMVQITRQKVGGLGLSIKGGAEHKLPVLISRIYKGQAADQCGQLFVGDAIIKVNGEYITACNHDDAVNILRNAGDIIVLTVKHYRAAKPFLQKNEKEEKLDNVPNGGSEDEWLSPNRQGGSPRCGHSRQSSNASVTSIQSKKWVDVITVPLMMAYVTRYIFGTDKLRRNAFEVRGLNGARTGVIHCDDSAILSQWLKYITDNITGLTHLQMKLYNRNFGVGERIEYMGWVNEAVSNSNQPWQSYRPRFLALKGPDLLLFETPPCNIGDWSRCALTFKVYQTMFRVMRESENVDERQHCFLAQSPGKPPRYLSVETRQELLRVEAAWHTAVCSAVTHLKSKTFPVTFNGRSAGLTLEWTQGFTLSYEDIGEVVWRYKFSQLRGSSDDGKSRLKLHFQEPDSIGIETKELECSQLQNLLFCMHAFLTAKVAAVDPTFLTSTTP